The following is a genomic window from Coleofasciculaceae cyanobacterium.
GCTCAGAATCAATTGCCAAATTACTGCTAAATTGAATTGCTCAACCGTCAATCTATTTTTGTCTGTCCAATCCAAATCTCTAAATTTATGACTAATTCAGAATTGACTTCGCTCGACAGTTTTTGGGGGAGTCTTGCCTATCCTTTGGGTTTAGTTTTTCTTTACCTGGCTACATTGGTGATTTTGGCAGAATTTCTCAGTCGCCTACTAACCGACGATCCTGAATTGACTCGCAAAGTGGTTCATATCGGTAGCGGCAACGTAATTTTATTGGCTTGGTGGCTAGATATATCTAGAGGCGTAATTATCGGTGCAGCTATTATTGCAGCAGCGATCGCTATTGTATCTTACCTAATCCCGATCTTACCCAGCATTGAAAGTGTAGGACGTAAAAGTTTTGGCACACTATTTTATGCGCTCAGCATGGGTATTTTAGCTGCCTGTTTTTGGCGGAGTAGTCCTCAGTATGCGGTCATCGGTATTTTAGTTATGGCGTGGGGAGACGGCATGGCGGCGATTATTGGTCAGCGTTTTGGTAAACACAAGTATCAGGTAGGACAGATAACTAAAAGCTGGGAAGGTTCTCTAGCAATGGCATTAGTTGCCTTAACTGTTATCGGGACTTGGTTATTTTTGGTAGAGGGAAATAGCTGGCAAACGTGGACAATTTCGATAGTGGTTGCTTTGGTCGCCACAATCGCCGAAGCATTTTCTAAGCTAGGCATAGATAATCTAACCGTTCCTTTAGCTAGTGGATTCTTGTGTTTTTTTGGTGTTCAGGCACTATTATTAAATTAAATATCGACCAAATAAACTTTAATATTTAGCCAGATTACTTTTAATAATGACAAATTCTGCTCCTCAACCAATTGAAGAACCTATTTCTCAAGAAAAAAAGGTAGAAGATCTCCCCCAAATTGCTCAAGCAAAAGATAGCTATGTTAAGTTAGCAATGAGGAACATGGTTCGCAAAGGAAAACAGTCTTTATGGCACTTTTTTCTGACTACCGTTGGTCTAGTAGGGCTTTTAATCGGTCTAGCTTATTTAACCAAACCATAAACAAAATTATGTATGAATATAATTGTTAAACAACCTATAGATGCCATAATTTATGTAGAAAATGATTATCAAGGGAGTTTGTCTGAGTCAGATTTGCTCGAAATCAACTTGATTCCGTGGGTTAATTGGTTTGAGGATTGGTTGCAGTTATTAAGTTCTACTAATACTCAGCTAGGCACAAGTTGCGAACTTAGTCTACGCCTAACCAGCGATCGCCAAATTCAAGCATTTAATCATCAATATCGCTGTTTAGACAAACCGACAGATGTCTTGGCTTTTGCTGCTACGGAAGCAAATATTACTCTTCCTATAGATATTGCTGAACCTGTATATTTGGGAGACATTATTATCTCTTTAGATACTGCTGCTCGACAGGCAATCGAACAACAGCATTCTTTTATTATAGAGTTGGCTTGGTTAGCTAGCCATGGCTTGTTGCACCTTCTCGGTTGGGATCATCCTGACGATCTCCGCTTACAGCAGATGTTGCAGCAGCAGTCTAAACTAATTCAATTACTAAATATTTAAGCAAAATGTTGATAAATTGCCAATATTTATACTGTTTTATTTGAACATTTTGTTTAGTAATTATTAGGTTATAAATAAATACATATACGGATTAATATTGAGTCTATCGCTATGATTGAATCAAACCAAAAAACCAATCCGAAACTGTCTTTAATCAATATAAATATGAAATCTTCTACTATTGCCCCTACTCAAGAATCATCTATAGCTAATCCAAAAATTATTCGTAACTTAGCCTGGCAGGTAGCACCAAATTTATTTTTAAGTTTTAAATATGCTTGGGCTGGTCTGCGCTACGCTTTTGCTACACAACGAAACTTTCGCATTCATACTTTTATTGGCATCTTCGCAGTAAGTTTGGGTGCTGTCTTGAGAATTGATGCTATAGAAATGGCAGTAATCACCATGACCTGTGCTATTGTCATGGTCTTGGAATTGATCAATACGGCAATTGAATCTGTTGTCGATCTAACAGTTAAGCAGAGTTATCATGAGCTAGCTAAAATAGCCAAGGATTGTGCTGCTGGAGCAGTATTAGTTAGCGCGATCGCAGCAGTAATCGTAGCAACATTTATCTTGCTTCCGCCGTTATTTCAGCGTATTATGCTTATGATGTAATGGAGATTTAACTTGATTATAGTTATTGATAATTATGATAGCTTTACCTATAATTTGGTGCAGTATCTAGGAGAGCTGGCTCAGGAATTGCCTGTAGCATCAGATATACAGGTTTATCGCAACGATGCTATCGATATCGATCTGATTGATCAGCTTAAGCCAGACGGAATTTTAATCTCGCCAGGTCCTGGTCGTCCAGAAGATGCAGGAATATCGCTTCAATTAATCGAAAAACTGGGTTTTCAGATTCCTATATTGGGTGTTTGTTTGGGTCATCAAAGTATTGGTCAAGCTTTTGGCGGCAAGATAGTTTCTGCACCTGTGCTGATGCACGGTAAAACATCTATGATACATCACCAAAATGTCGGCGTATTTGCTGGATTAAAATCTCCTTTCACCGCTACTAGGTATCACAGTTTGGTCATTGAACCTCAGACCATTCCCGATACTTTAGAAGTTACAGCTTGGGTAGAAGACGGCACGATTATGGGTGTTCGTCATCGAGACTATCATCATCTTCAGGGAGTACAGTTTCATCCTGAAAGCATTTTGACGGATAATGGGAAATTATTATTACGTAATTTTTTGCAATCTCTAGATGGGAAACCGTTACCTAATTCTGATTAAAACGAATTATTTTGATCCCCCTTACGATATAGGTGCAGTAAACGTTATTTAGTTATTTAATTTAGCATTTTATGAAACGTCGACAATTAATCCGCTACGGTGGAATCGGTTTGACAACGGCGATCGCTACAGGTTTAATGTCTCGTCGAACTATTTTGGCTCAGGATAATTCTGATGGAGTTAGTATTCAGTATTTAGGACACACCTGTTTTTTATTTACGGGTAGTGGTTTAAAAGTACTAGTCAATCCCTACGAATCAGTTGGCTGTACCGCAGGCTATACCTTACCAGATCTACAGCCTGATGTGGTGTTAGTGAGCAGCTTCCTCTTAGATGAGGGTGCAGTTGAGTCAGTAAAAGGCAATCCCGAAGTGATTACCGAACGAGGTGTTCACCAGTTTGCCGGCATTAAATTTCAAGGATTTTCTTTACCGCACGATCGCGAGTCAGGTCGTCGCTTTGGTACAAATATTGCTTGGCGATGGACTCAAGGAGGGGTCAATATCCTGCATTTAGGCGGTGCTGCGGCTCCTTTAGCTACAGAAGATAAAATTCTCTTAAGCGGTGCAGATATTCTGCTTACTCCTGTTGGTGGAGGAATGAAAGCCTATAATCCTCAAGAGGCAAAACAGGTAGTCAAAGTTCTCAATCCTAAGATGGTAATCCCGACTCACTACCAGACTAGTGCAGCGAATAAAGAAAATTGTGATTTAGCACCTGTAGAACAGTTTCTTGGCTTAGTAGATGATCTCGAAGTTGCTCAGGTAGGAAGCGATCGCTTTACAGTCAAGAAGTCTTATCTGACTGGCGATACAACTTTAGTTAGAGTTTTAGATTACAGCTCATGAGCTTTATAATTTTCCTGGGACTTGGTGTAGGTTCTATCGCCTGGGGTTTAAAGTCCACAGAAGAAATAACTCAACTATCAGCAGCAATTATTGGCGCAATTTTTCTTGTCTGGGGTCTTTGTCTGACTCCCCAAATGTATTTATTGGGTGCAGAAATCCTCGCAGTTGTTGCCGTGTTTAGGATCTGCGTTCGTTGTTGTGAGTGCGATCGCTAAATTCATTACTGTTGACAGTAGAGACGTTCTCTCGAATGTCTCTACCACCATTACTTTACCGAACCCAATCAATTCTTATCTGCGTGAGGTTCAGCACCCTGACTAAGTTGCCAGGCGATCGCATTTAAAACCAAATTACCATTACCCGAACAAGTTTCCTGAAATTCCTCTTGGGCGGCTACTACCGAGCCGAGTTTTTCAATGGTTTTGCCGTATTTTTTATCTTTAGCTAATTCTTTCTCTTCGGGAGATAAAGGACGCGATCGCTCTAAAACTACTTTAATAATTGGAACATATTGCTCTGCTTCTTCTGATGCTTCCTGCACCTCTAACTGTAGTTTAGTTAACTGAATAATTTCTTGCGCTCCCTGAACAATGGGCAATAATTCCTGACTATCTGACACGGCTTTGGTAGATTTTACTTGAGGACTATCTGAGGGTACATAAAAAATATGGTCTGATGTTAAACCATCAGGAAAACGATTGACATCAATCTCTTCTTTTTCCCACATCTCTTGCACGATATCTAAAGCTTTAGCACGATTTTTCTTAGTGTCTCCTGTTCCTGGTACTTCGACTAAAATTCCTTCTTGCTCTGCTGCTGGCTTGGAAAGATCGCTGACTGCCACAAAATGAGAAACTGCTGGGGTCTTGGTCATTTTAAGTAAAAATCCAAAAAATTCAATATTATTGTACTACTTTTATTCCCTAAAAAAATTTGCTGTAAGTAGAACAGAAGACTGAATTTGAAGAGAAACTACAGTTGATGTTATTGAGCCAGGAAATAAGACAGTTTTCTAATTGCGCTCAAATTGTCGAAAAATTACCGCCACACTAATCAACAATAAACTGTTAAATAAATAGATCATATTAAAAGCTTAATTTAATTTTAATATATTAATTTTAAGATTTTAAGACAGTGTCTTGATAGCTTATTTAGGAGTTTAATAACGCGCTCGCGCTAGCTACTAGGCAAAATCATCAATTAATTGAAGTAACAAATTTTGGCACAAAATTTTTACAGAACAATAAGTTAACCGACTTCGACAGTTATAAAAGTTTATTTACAGCCGTCAACAGTTATTGGCAGAAAGCCAATAAAATTTCCTATGGATAACATTTTAGTGATTGGTGCCGGCTCAGTTGGCGCGTTATTGGGAGCTTCTCTAGTTAAAGCTAATTTGAAAATTACTTTTGCTAGTAAACCTGGCAGCAACTACACTCATCAGCTACAAGAACAGGGTTTAAAAATACATTACGCCAACGGAGAAAAATTGTGGATTTCACCATCCAATCCTCAAGTTCGATTTCTCGATACGGCAACGTATCTCGTTGAAAAGTTTGACCTAATTATTGTTGCTATTAAAAGCAATCATCTACATGATGTTGTTTCTTATATCCAAGCTCACTCCAACTCAAATACAATTTTGATTCATGCTCAAAATGGAATTCCCTACTGGTGGTTTGATGACGATAGCTATTTAAATTTACTCAGCCAAAACCTATTTAATAAGTTAAGTTCTCGTCCTTATTTAGATAGTGTCGATCAAAATGGCTATCTCTATAAAAATTTAAGCAAATTCACTTTGGCAGGCTGTGTAGTAAAAGCTCCTTGTCGCAGAACAGCCCAAGCAGAAATTGAAGTCAGAAAGCCGCCTCAATTAATTCTCGGTTTAACCAAAAACGGTAATTGCAATTCAAAACAACAAATTATAGTCAAGCATTTATGCGAATTGTTTTCTCACCATGGCGTAACCGCTACCTATACAAGCGAAATACGCGCAGCAGTATGTAACAAACTAGCCATTAACGTTACTACTAATGTTTTGTCGGCTTTGACTGGAAAGGTAATTGCCGACTTAACTACTAATTCTCACACAAACAGTCTAATTAAAACTGTGATTGCCGAGGTCAACTATATTTTTGTTCGTTATGGTATCAAACCAGAAGATTTACCCACTGAACAAAAAATTTATGCTTATATTAAAACTCCAGGTAGCCAAAGTCATCTCCCTTCTCTCGCCCAAGATTTTTCTCAACATAAACCAGGGGAAGTTAGTTTAATTACAGCACTGGTAGAAATGGCAAAAATCGCCCAGCTTAAAGTACCAACTTTGTATAGTTTGAGTGAATTACTACAGTTATGCCAAACCTACAGCCTGAAAAGCTCCAACGGTAAGTCACATATTCTCACCTTAGATCATTCTTCTGGCTACTGTACGTTAACTAATGATGTTTGCCAAAGCAGCCTTGTAAATAAATGGCAGATATCTAATTTACTGACTCATCTTGTTCAGGTAAATGTATCGGCACTAATTAGTTAGCTTTATCTTGGCGTGATTTTGCTTCTAATCAAAAATTGGGCGTTGCCGAATCAGGATATGAAAAATAAAGTTACTATCCTTGCTTTTTTTTATAGCGTTCAAACCTACAAGCCGTAATTACTCTAATACTCATCATGAAAAGGATCTATATATACACCCTACCTCTACTGAAGCCATTCAAAATCATCGTAGCAGAGTACTAATGAGATCTGTATCTAAGCAATCTAAACAGAATAATACATTTTTAAAAAGTCACCGTTCACAGAACAACTCTGGTCAACCAAAAGTCGCTTCTTTGCCAAGTAGTATAGATTGCTACAGACTTAAAAAGTATTCCTTTACTAAGTATTTATTATTTATCGTGCCGAGCTTTTATTGGCTTGTTTGTTACCGACTAAAATTAGGCAAGATCAACAAAAAAATTAATCAATCTAAATCCTGGTTGTTGCCATTATTCATCGGCAGTATTATCTGGTTGTTGCCATCTCCCACAGGAGTCAATGAACAAGCGTGGCATTTGTTAGCAATTTTTTTGGCTACTATTATTAGCTTTATCACCAAGCCGCTGCCTATAGGTGCAGTAGCAATAATTGCTTTAACCGTCTTGATTACTAGCAATACATTAACTATCGAGCAAGGATTAAGTGGTTTTAGTGATAAAACTTCTTGGCTTACTGTTAGCTCGTTTCTAATTGCCAGAGCAATTATTAAAACTGGTTTGGGTACTCGTATTGCTTATCTATTTATTACTATTATTGGTAAAAATACTTTGCTATTGAGCTACGGCTTGTTAGTTACCGATCTAGTTTTGTCTCCTGTAATGCCCAGTGGTAATGCCAGAAGTGGCGGGGTAATTTTTCCCATTGTGAAGTCTTTAGCAAAAGCTTACCATAGCGATTCTCACGATGGCAC
Proteins encoded in this region:
- a CDS encoding aminodeoxychorismate/anthranilate synthase component II, producing MIIVIDNYDSFTYNLVQYLGELAQELPVASDIQVYRNDAIDIDLIDQLKPDGILISPGPGRPEDAGISLQLIEKLGFQIPILGVCLGHQSIGQAFGGKIVSAPVLMHGKTSMIHHQNVGVFAGLKSPFTATRYHSLVIEPQTIPDTLEVTAWVEDGTIMGVRHRDYHHLQGVQFHPESILTDNGKLLLRNFLQSLDGKPLPNSD
- a CDS encoding DUF3285 domain-containing protein — protein: MTNSAPQPIEEPISQEKKVEDLPQIAQAKDSYVKLAMRNMVRKGKQSLWHFFLTTVGLVGLLIGLAYLTKP
- a CDS encoding diacylglycerol/polyprenol kinase family protein, with protein sequence MTNSELTSLDSFWGSLAYPLGLVFLYLATLVILAEFLSRLLTDDPELTRKVVHIGSGNVILLAWWLDISRGVIIGAAIIAAAIAIVSYLIPILPSIESVGRKSFGTLFYALSMGILAACFWRSSPQYAVIGILVMAWGDGMAAIIGQRFGKHKYQVGQITKSWEGSLAMALVALTVIGTWLFLVEGNSWQTWTISIVVALVATIAEAFSKLGIDNLTVPLASGFLCFFGVQALLLN
- a CDS encoding 2-dehydropantoate 2-reductase N-terminal domain-containing protein; amino-acid sequence: MDNILVIGAGSVGALLGASLVKANLKITFASKPGSNYTHQLQEQGLKIHYANGEKLWISPSNPQVRFLDTATYLVEKFDLIIVAIKSNHLHDVVSYIQAHSNSNTILIHAQNGIPYWWFDDDSYLNLLSQNLFNKLSSRPYLDSVDQNGYLYKNLSKFTLAGCVVKAPCRRTAQAEIEVRKPPQLILGLTKNGNCNSKQQIIVKHLCELFSHHGVTATYTSEIRAAVCNKLAINVTTNVLSALTGKVIADLTTNSHTNSLIKTVIAEVNYIFVRYGIKPEDLPTEQKIYAYIKTPGSQSHLPSLAQDFSQHKPGEVSLITALVEMAKIAQLKVPTLYSLSELLQLCQTYSLKSSNGKSHILTLDHSSGYCTLTNDVCQSSLVNKWQISNLLTHLVQVNVSALIS
- a CDS encoding MBL fold metallo-hydrolase, with the translated sequence MKRRQLIRYGGIGLTTAIATGLMSRRTILAQDNSDGVSIQYLGHTCFLFTGSGLKVLVNPYESVGCTAGYTLPDLQPDVVLVSSFLLDEGAVESVKGNPEVITERGVHQFAGIKFQGFSLPHDRESGRRFGTNIAWRWTQGGVNILHLGGAAAPLATEDKILLSGADILLTPVGGGMKAYNPQEAKQVVKVLNPKMVIPTHYQTSAANKENCDLAPVEQFLGLVDDLEVAQVGSDRFTVKKSYLTGDTTLVRVLDYSS
- a CDS encoding diacylglycerol kinase family protein, with translation MKSSTIAPTQESSIANPKIIRNLAWQVAPNLFLSFKYAWAGLRYAFATQRNFRIHTFIGIFAVSLGAVLRIDAIEMAVITMTCAIVMVLELINTAIESVVDLTVKQSYHELAKIAKDCAAGAVLVSAIAAVIVATFILLPPLFQRIMLMM
- the ybeY gene encoding rRNA maturation RNase YbeY, producing the protein MNIIVKQPIDAIIYVENDYQGSLSESDLLEINLIPWVNWFEDWLQLLSSTNTQLGTSCELSLRLTSDRQIQAFNHQYRCLDKPTDVLAFAATEANITLPIDIAEPVYLGDIIISLDTAARQAIEQQHSFIIELAWLASHGLLHLLGWDHPDDLRLQQMLQQQSKLIQLLNI